One Streptomyces sp. NBC_00102 DNA segment encodes these proteins:
- a CDS encoding signaling protein produces MTDGPHRPGRRALLVAGGGTLLAAAGGALLGRGSGPGADDRPPAGAVGEFDVSAAAGDLPLTPLRHVSGPQSLSYPDGGGTLYALQVVPASVRLGDEDRAPGGRERRLAGDLCVSRLSASGALTGSMHLRGFGHGMSFGTEPAGGEVFLWVESDADPDTGYGRAVARVRFRDGAVVDSSSAEVRHLRPYPGDRKVHPTLDLAHRRVLVSRWTGRTHRYSVHDMDDFAAGRTEPLWSLEDTALREGETFQGCALRGRLVYQLTGKHYTDEKGGNPPSGGGDTHVSALDVRTGRTVGRRKVTVAPGLDFREPEGIAVRPGARPELCVAFSVKTAERRDIAVFACPAWRADTSRGGRA; encoded by the coding sequence ATGACGGACGGACCTCATCGCCCAGGGCGCCGGGCCCTGCTGGTGGCGGGCGGCGGAACCCTGCTGGCCGCGGCCGGCGGCGCGCTGCTCGGCCGTGGCTCCGGGCCGGGTGCGGACGACCGCCCGCCGGCGGGCGCGGTCGGCGAGTTCGACGTGTCCGCCGCGGCCGGGGACCTGCCGCTCACCCCTCTGCGGCACGTGTCCGGCCCGCAGTCCCTCTCCTATCCGGACGGCGGCGGAACGCTGTACGCCCTCCAGGTCGTGCCCGCCTCGGTACGGCTCGGGGACGAGGACCGCGCTCCGGGCGGCCGGGAACGGCGGCTCGCCGGTGACCTGTGCGTCTCCCGCCTCTCCGCCTCCGGCGCGCTGACGGGAAGCATGCATCTGCGGGGTTTCGGGCACGGCATGTCGTTCGGCACCGAGCCCGCGGGCGGGGAGGTCTTCCTCTGGGTGGAGTCGGACGCCGATCCGGACACGGGCTACGGCCGTGCCGTGGCGCGCGTCCGGTTCCGGGACGGCGCCGTGGTGGACAGTTCCTCCGCCGAGGTGCGTCACCTCCGCCCGTATCCCGGTGACCGCAAGGTCCATCCCACCCTCGATCTCGCGCACCGCCGTGTCCTGGTGAGCCGCTGGACGGGCCGGACGCACAGGTACTCGGTCCACGACATGGACGACTTCGCCGCTGGGCGTACGGAGCCCCTGTGGAGCCTGGAGGACACCGCGCTGCGCGAGGGGGAGACCTTCCAGGGGTGCGCGCTGCGGGGGCGTCTCGTCTATCAGCTGACCGGAAAGCACTACACGGACGAGAAGGGCGGCAATCCGCCGTCCGGCGGCGGCGACACCCATGTGTCCGCGCTCGACGTGCGGACGGGCCGGACCGTGGGGCGCCGGAAGGTGACGGTCGCTCCCGGCCTGGATTTCCGCGAGCCGGAGGGAATCGCCGTGCGCCCCGGGGCCCGGCCGGAGCTCTGTGTCGCCTTCTCGGTCAAGACGGCGGAACGCCGCGACATCGCGGTCTTCGCGTGTCCCGCGTGGCGGGCGGACACGTCCCGCGGTGGCCGAGCGTGA
- a CDS encoding 3-hydroxyacyl-CoA dehydrogenase NAD-binding domain-containing protein has translation MSSTTELLKGAAELFPGEVVTQAHVRHLDLPAGAGRFALITLDNGLDHTKPTTFGPQSLANLDEAIDQVEKEASEGSIVGVGITGKPFIFAVGADLKGLEVLKNHEDAVRIGKGGHDVFRRLSGLAVPTFAYYNGAAMGGGVEVGLHCSYRTVSKALPAFSLPEVFLGLVPGWGGCALLPNLIGADRAVSVIIENSLNQNRQLKGAQVFELGIADALFEGADFLERSLVWTASVLSGETVVERAEIDRGDAWDQAVARGRAIADSKVHGAAPAAYRALEIIAAAKDGDLGAGFDAEDQALADLIMSGELRSGLYAFNLVQKRAKRPAGAPDKSLARPVTKVGVVGAGLMASQLALLFLRRLEVPVVLTDIDQARVDKGVGYVHAEIDKLLAKKRVNQDKANRLKALVTGVLDKAEGFSDADFIIEAVFEEIGVKQQVFAEVEAVAPAHAILATNTSSLSVTEMASKLKNPERVVGFHFFNPVAILPLLEIVRGELTDDAALATAFGVARKLKKTAVLVKDAPAFVVNRILTRFMGEIQNVIDEGTPVAVAERAVEPLGLPMSPLVLLELVGPAIGLHVSETLHRAFPERFTVSANLAAVVKAGKRGFYVYDSGKPELDPEVAALLEQGDSVLTEEQTRDRVLDAVAEEIGLMLDEGVVAEAQDIDLCLITGAGWPFHLGGITPYLDRAGVSERVNGKPFLAPGVASVPA, from the coding sequence GTGAGCTCCACCACCGAGCTTCTGAAGGGAGCGGCCGAGCTCTTCCCGGGCGAGGTCGTCACCCAGGCGCACGTGCGTCACCTCGACCTCCCGGCGGGCGCGGGCAGGTTCGCCCTCATCACGCTGGACAACGGCCTGGACCACACCAAGCCGACCACCTTCGGCCCGCAGTCGCTGGCCAACCTGGACGAGGCGATCGACCAGGTCGAGAAGGAGGCGTCCGAAGGCTCGATCGTCGGCGTCGGCATCACCGGCAAGCCGTTCATCTTCGCCGTGGGCGCCGACCTCAAGGGCCTCGAAGTCCTGAAGAACCACGAGGACGCGGTACGGATCGGCAAGGGCGGCCACGACGTCTTCCGTCGCCTCTCCGGCCTCGCGGTCCCGACGTTCGCGTACTACAACGGCGCGGCGATGGGCGGCGGTGTCGAGGTCGGCCTGCACTGCTCGTACCGCACGGTCTCCAAGGCGCTCCCCGCCTTCTCGCTGCCCGAGGTCTTCCTCGGCCTGGTGCCCGGCTGGGGCGGCTGCGCGCTGCTGCCGAACCTGATCGGCGCCGACCGCGCGGTCTCGGTCATCATCGAGAACTCGCTGAACCAGAACCGCCAGCTCAAGGGTGCGCAGGTCTTCGAGCTCGGCATCGCCGACGCGCTCTTCGAGGGTGCGGACTTCCTGGAGCGCTCGCTCGTGTGGACGGCCTCCGTCCTCAGCGGCGAGACGGTGGTCGAGCGTGCCGAGATCGACCGCGGCGACGCCTGGGACCAGGCCGTCGCGCGTGGCCGGGCCATCGCGGACTCCAAGGTGCACGGCGCGGCCCCGGCCGCCTACCGCGCGCTGGAGATCATCGCCGCGGCCAAGGACGGCGACCTGGGTGCCGGCTTCGACGCCGAGGACCAGGCGCTCGCCGACCTCATCATGAGCGGTGAGCTGCGTTCCGGCCTGTACGCCTTCAACCTCGTGCAGAAGCGCGCCAAGCGTCCGGCCGGCGCTCCGGACAAGAGCCTGGCCCGTCCGGTCACCAAGGTCGGTGTCGTCGGCGCCGGTCTGATGGCCAGCCAGCTCGCGCTGCTCTTCCTGCGCCGCCTGGAGGTACCGGTCGTCCTCACGGACATCGACCAGGCGCGCGTCGACAAGGGTGTGGGCTACGTCCACGCCGAGATCGACAAGCTGCTCGCCAAGAAGCGTGTCAACCAGGACAAGGCCAACCGTCTCAAGGCCCTGGTGACCGGTGTGCTGGACAAGGCGGAGGGCTTCTCCGACGCCGACTTCATCATCGAGGCCGTCTTCGAGGAGATCGGCGTCAAGCAGCAGGTGTTCGCGGAGGTCGAGGCCGTCGCCCCGGCGCACGCGATCCTCGCCACCAACACCTCCTCGCTCTCGGTCACCGAGATGGCGTCGAAGCTGAAGAACCCGGAGCGGGTCGTCGGCTTCCACTTCTTCAACCCGGTCGCGATCCTCCCGCTGCTGGAGATCGTGCGCGGCGAGCTCACGGACGACGCCGCGCTGGCGACGGCGTTCGGCGTGGCCCGGAAGCTGAAGAAGACCGCGGTGCTGGTGAAGGACGCCCCGGCGTTCGTCGTCAACCGCATCCTCACCCGCTTCATGGGCGAGATCCAGAACGTCATCGACGAGGGCACCCCGGTCGCCGTCGCCGAGCGCGCCGTCGAGCCGCTCGGTCTGCCGATGTCCCCGCTGGTCCTCCTGGAGCTGGTGGGCCCGGCGATCGGTCTGCACGTCTCCGAGACCCTGCACCGCGCCTTCCCGGAGCGCTTCACGGTCTCCGCGAACCTCGCGGCGGTCGTCAAGGCCGGCAAGCGCGGCTTCTACGTCTACGACTCCGGCAAGCCGGAACTGGACCCCGAGGTCGCCGCACTCCTGGAGCAGGGCGACAGCGTCCTGACGGAGGAGCAGACCCGTGACCGCGTCCTGGACGCGGTGGCCGAGGAGATCGGCCTGATGCTCGACGAGGGCGTGGTCGCCGAGGCGCAGGACATCGACCTCTGCCTGATCACGGGTGCGGGCTGGCCGTTCCACCTGGGCGGCATCACGCCGTACCTGGACCGGGCGGGCGTCTCCGAGCGCGTGAACGGCAAGCCGTTCCTGGCGCCGGGCGTCGCGAGCGTACCGGCGTAA
- a CDS encoding acetyl-CoA C-acyltransferase: MPRTIRDVVFVDGVRTPFGKAGPKGIYHETRADDLVVKAIRELLRRNPDLDPARIDEVAIAATTQIGDQGLTLGRTAGILAGLPQSVPGYSIDRMCAGALTAVTTTAGSIAFGAYDVVVAGGVEHMGRHPMGEGVDPNPRFVSEKLVDESALFMGMTAENLHDRYPQITKERADAYAVRSQEKAAKAYANGKIQQDLVPISVRRTNAEAGETGWGLVTADEPMRPGTTMESLAGLKTPFRPHGRVTAGNAAGLNDGATASLLAAEDVARELGLPVRMRLVSYAFAGVEPEVMGYGPIPATEKALAKAGLTIDDIGLFEVNEAFAVQVLALLDHYGIADDDPRVNQYGGAIAYGHPLASSGVRLMTQLARQFEEQPEVRYGITTMCVGFGMGATVIWENPHFDADGGTK, from the coding sequence GTGCCTCGTACCATCCGGGACGTCGTCTTCGTCGACGGCGTCCGCACCCCGTTCGGCAAGGCGGGCCCGAAGGGCATCTACCACGAGACCCGCGCCGACGATCTCGTCGTGAAGGCCATCCGGGAGCTGCTGCGCCGCAACCCGGACCTGGACCCCGCGCGGATCGACGAGGTCGCCATCGCCGCGACCACCCAGATCGGCGACCAGGGCCTGACCCTCGGCCGGACCGCCGGAATCCTGGCCGGTCTGCCGCAGTCCGTCCCCGGCTACTCGATCGACCGCATGTGCGCGGGCGCGCTGACCGCCGTCACCACGACGGCCGGCTCCATCGCCTTCGGCGCGTACGACGTCGTCGTGGCCGGCGGTGTCGAGCACATGGGCCGTCACCCGATGGGTGAGGGCGTGGACCCGAACCCGCGCTTCGTGTCGGAGAAGCTGGTCGACGAGTCCGCCCTCTTCATGGGCATGACCGCCGAGAACCTGCACGACCGCTACCCGCAGATCACCAAGGAGCGCGCCGACGCCTACGCCGTGCGCTCGCAGGAGAAGGCCGCCAAGGCGTACGCCAACGGCAAGATCCAGCAGGACCTGGTTCCGATCTCGGTCCGCCGCACCAACGCCGAGGCCGGCGAGACCGGCTGGGGCCTGGTCACCGCCGACGAGCCGATGCGCCCGGGCACCACGATGGAGTCCCTCGCGGGCCTCAAGACCCCGTTCCGCCCGCACGGCCGTGTCACGGCCGGCAACGCGGCGGGTCTCAACGACGGCGCGACCGCCTCGCTGCTCGCCGCCGAGGACGTCGCCCGCGAGCTGGGCCTGCCGGTCCGGATGCGTCTCGTCTCGTACGCCTTCGCGGGCGTCGAGCCGGAGGTCATGGGCTACGGCCCGATCCCGGCGACCGAGAAGGCGCTGGCCAAGGCCGGTCTGACCATCGACGACATCGGCCTCTTCGAGGTCAACGAGGCGTTCGCCGTGCAGGTGCTCGCCCTGCTCGACCACTACGGCATCGCCGACGACGACCCGCGCGTCAACCAGTACGGCGGCGCCATCGCGTACGGCCACCCGCTCGCCTCCTCCGGCGTCCGTCTGATGACGCAGCTGGCCCGCCAGTTCGAGGAGCAGCCGGAGGTCCGTTACGGCATCACCACGATGTGCGTGGGCTTCGGCATGGGCGCCACGGTCATCTGGGAGAACCCGCACTTCGACGCCGACGGAGGCACCAAGTGA
- a CDS encoding ribonuclease D → MTDAQETAADTTLRTTGGAPPDDVAPAPIPLLEPREGIPPVVADDDALARVIAAFAAGSGPVAVDAERASGYRYGQRAYLVQLRRDGAGSALVDPVGCPDLSGLGEALTGTEWILHAATQDLPCLREIGMLPTSLFDTELAGRLAGFPRVGLGAMVENVLGYALEKGHSAVDWSTRPLPDPWLRYAALDVELLIDLRDALEKELDRQGKLEWAREEFDAIASAPPAPPRKDPWRRTSGMHKVRRRRQLAVVRELWETRDRVAQRRDVSPGKVLGDGAIVEAALAVPANVQALSALPGFGHRVNRRQLEQWQAAVDRAKALPEAELPQPGQQLTGPPPPRAWADKDPAAADRLSAARAAVSELAERLHLPPENLITPDTVRRVCWEPPKIVTPGAVEDLLAGYGARHWQIGLVAPLLLDALKAGAAS, encoded by the coding sequence GTGACCGACGCCCAAGAGACCGCAGCAGACACGACACTGCGAACCACCGGGGGCGCTCCCCCGGACGACGTCGCCCCGGCGCCGATCCCCTTGCTGGAACCGCGCGAGGGCATTCCACCGGTGGTGGCGGACGACGACGCCCTCGCCCGGGTGATCGCCGCTTTCGCCGCGGGCAGTGGCCCGGTGGCCGTCGACGCCGAGCGCGCCTCCGGTTACCGCTACGGCCAGCGCGCCTATCTCGTACAGCTTCGCCGTGACGGCGCCGGCAGCGCCCTGGTCGACCCCGTCGGCTGCCCCGACCTGTCCGGTCTCGGCGAGGCCCTGACCGGTACCGAGTGGATTCTGCACGCCGCCACGCAGGACCTTCCGTGCCTGCGCGAAATAGGCATGCTCCCGACGTCGCTCTTCGACACCGAGCTCGCCGGACGGCTGGCCGGGTTCCCCCGGGTCGGCCTGGGCGCGATGGTCGAGAACGTCCTCGGGTACGCGCTGGAGAAGGGCCACTCGGCCGTCGACTGGTCCACCCGGCCGCTCCCCGACCCGTGGCTGCGCTACGCGGCGCTCGACGTCGAGCTCCTGATCGACCTGCGCGACGCGCTGGAGAAGGAGCTGGACCGCCAGGGGAAGCTGGAGTGGGCCCGCGAGGAGTTCGACGCGATCGCGTCGGCCCCGCCCGCCCCGCCGCGCAAGGACCCGTGGCGCCGGACCTCGGGCATGCACAAGGTGCGCAGGCGCCGTCAGCTGGCTGTGGTGCGCGAGCTGTGGGAGACCCGCGACCGGGTCGCCCAGCGGCGCGACGTCTCCCCCGGCAAGGTGCTCGGCGACGGGGCGATCGTGGAAGCCGCGCTCGCGGTGCCCGCCAACGTCCAGGCGCTGTCCGCGCTGCCCGGTTTCGGGCACCGCGTCAACCGGCGCCAGCTGGAGCAGTGGCAGGCCGCCGTGGACCGCGCCAAGGCGCTCCCCGAGGCCGAGCTGCCGCAGCCGGGCCAGCAGCTCACCGGCCCGCCGCCGCCGCGCGCCTGGGCCGACAAGGACCCCGCGGCGGCGGACCGGCTCTCGGCCGCCCGTGCCGCCGTCTCCGAACTCGCCGAGCGGCTGCACCTGCCGCCGGAGAACCTCATCACCCCGGACACCGTGCGCCGGGTCTGCTGGGAGCCGCCGAAGATCGTCACCCCTGGCGCGGTCGAGGACCTGCTCGCGGGTTACGGCGCGCGGCACTGGCAGATCGGCCTGGTGGCCCCGCTGCTGCTGGACGCGCTGAAGGCGGGCGCGGCTTCCTGA
- a CDS encoding response regulator transcription factor: MSVLLEQPASLVAYRPNKPTAMVVVADPRVRSTVTRHLWALGVRDVIEASSIAEARPRVGNPRDICVADVHLPDGSGLTLLSETRAAGWPNGLALSAADDIGAVRNALAGGVKGYVVTGTRTNIGHPNRPGVAPIGANAARMHRRPPGSPSHPGGYRELSGREVEVLRLVAEGQSNKAIGVSMGLSALTVKSHLARIARKLGTGDRAGMVAVALRTGIIH; this comes from the coding sequence GTGTCCGTTCTCCTAGAGCAGCCCGCAAGCCTGGTCGCCTACCGCCCGAACAAGCCGACGGCCATGGTCGTCGTGGCCGACCCGCGCGTCCGTTCCACCGTGACCCGCCATCTGTGGGCCCTCGGAGTTCGTGACGTCATCGAGGCGTCGTCCATCGCGGAGGCCCGCCCCCGCGTCGGCAACCCGCGCGACATCTGCGTTGCCGACGTCCACCTGCCCGACGGTTCCGGGCTGACCCTGCTGTCCGAGACCCGAGCCGCAGGCTGGCCGAACGGTCTCGCCCTCTCCGCCGCCGACGACATCGGTGCCGTACGCAACGCCCTCGCGGGCGGCGTCAAGGGCTACGTCGTCACCGGCACCCGTACCAACATCGGCCACCCCAACCGACCCGGTGTCGCCCCCATCGGCGCCAACGCCGCCCGTATGCACCGCCGGCCCCCCGGCTCCCCGAGCCACCCGGGTGGTTACCGCGAACTGTCCGGCCGCGAGGTGGAGGTGCTCCGCCTGGTCGCCGAAGGCCAGTCCAACAAGGCCATCGGCGTCTCGATGGGCCTCTCCGCCCTCACGGTCAAGTCCCACCTCGCCCGCATCGCCCGCAAGCTCGGCACCGGAGACCGCGCCGGAATGGTCGCCGTCGCCCTGCGGACCGGCATCATCCACTGA
- a CDS encoding DUF3000 domain-containing protein, with translation MAPAQEQFSDHSDHTSPRDGAESKPTPPGFRSAVDGLRSARLRPELEIETTKPPQRLAPHAYALEAAVVDGDEDLADGRLVLLHNPAGHEAWQGTFRLVTLVRAELEPEMAADPLLPEVCWSWLTGALEARGLSYGSAGGTVTRAGSHYFGELGSRRPATQIEIRASWTPAEGPGGVPDTAGHLTAWGDLLCQIAGLPPSGPADATVVTLPQRRGPQAS, from the coding sequence ATGGCTCCGGCGCAGGAACAGTTCTCCGATCATTCCGACCACACTTCCCCGAGGGACGGTGCGGAGAGCAAACCCACTCCGCCCGGGTTCCGGTCGGCGGTCGACGGGCTGCGCTCGGCGCGGCTCCGCCCCGAGCTGGAGATCGAGACGACCAAGCCGCCCCAGAGACTGGCTCCGCACGCCTACGCCCTGGAGGCGGCGGTGGTGGACGGCGACGAGGATCTCGCGGACGGCCGCCTGGTGCTGCTGCACAACCCGGCCGGTCACGAGGCGTGGCAGGGAACGTTTCGCCTGGTGACGCTCGTACGGGCTGAACTGGAGCCGGAGATGGCCGCCGATCCGCTGCTGCCCGAGGTGTGCTGGTCCTGGCTGACGGGCGCCCTGGAGGCACGCGGCCTCTCCTACGGGTCGGCGGGCGGTACGGTCACCCGGGCCGGGTCGCACTACTTCGGCGAGCTGGGCAGCCGCCGCCCCGCGACCCAGATCGAGATCCGGGCCTCCTGGACGCCCGCCGAGGGCCCGGGCGGCGTCCCGGACACGGCGGGACACCTGACCGCCTGGGGCGACCTGCTCTGCCAGATCGCGGGCCTCCCGCCGTCCGGTCCGGCCGACGCGACGGTGGTCACCCTGCCGCAGCGCCGGGGGCCGCAGGCCTCGTAG
- the hemE gene encoding uroporphyrinogen decarboxylase: protein MSANERPSGQLTTTSATHDSAFLKACRREPVPHTPVWFMRQAGRSLPEYLKAREGIAMLDSCTMPELVTEITMQPVRRHKVDAAVYYSDIVVPLKAIGIDLDIKPGVGPVIADPIRTRADLARLRDLTPEDVPYVTEAVRMLVAELGTTPLIGFAGAPFTLASYLVEGGPSRSHERTKAMMYGDPQLWADLVDRLADITGAFLKVQIEAGASAVQLFDSWVGALAPADYRRSVMAASAKVFDSVASYGVPRIHFGVGTGELLGLMGEAGADVVGVDWRVSLDEAARRVGPGKALQGNLDPAVLFAPTATVEEKTREVLDAAAGLEGHIFNLGHGVMPSMDPDSLTRLVEYVHTQTAR, encoded by the coding sequence GTGAGTGCCAATGAACGCCCCTCGGGCCAGCTGACGACGACCTCCGCCACCCACGACTCGGCGTTCCTGAAGGCGTGCCGGCGAGAACCCGTTCCGCACACCCCGGTCTGGTTCATGCGACAGGCGGGCCGGTCGCTGCCCGAGTACCTGAAGGCCCGCGAGGGCATCGCGATGCTCGACTCCTGCACGATGCCGGAGCTGGTCACCGAGATCACGATGCAGCCGGTGCGCCGTCACAAGGTCGACGCCGCCGTCTACTACAGCGACATCGTCGTACCGCTGAAGGCCATCGGCATCGACCTGGACATCAAGCCCGGCGTCGGCCCCGTGATCGCCGACCCGATCCGCACCCGCGCCGACCTGGCCCGGCTGCGCGATCTGACGCCCGAGGACGTCCCGTACGTCACCGAGGCCGTCCGCATGCTCGTCGCCGAGCTCGGCACCACCCCGCTCATCGGCTTCGCGGGTGCCCCGTTCACGCTCGCCAGCTACCTCGTCGAGGGCGGTCCCTCCCGCAGCCACGAGCGCACCAAGGCCATGATGTACGGCGACCCGCAGCTCTGGGCCGACCTCGTGGACCGGCTCGCGGACATCACCGGCGCCTTCCTGAAGGTCCAGATCGAGGCCGGTGCCTCGGCGGTCCAGCTCTTCGACTCCTGGGTCGGCGCGCTGGCACCCGCCGACTACCGCCGCTCGGTGATGGCCGCCTCCGCGAAGGTGTTCGACTCCGTGGCCTCCTACGGCGTCCCGCGCATCCACTTCGGTGTGGGCACCGGCGAACTGCTCGGTCTCATGGGCGAGGCCGGAGCGGACGTCGTCGGCGTCGACTGGCGCGTCTCCCTGGACGAGGCCGCCCGCCGCGTCGGCCCCGGCAAGGCGCTCCAGGGCAACCTCGACCCGGCGGTCCTCTTCGCCCCGACCGCCACGGTCGAGGAGAAGACCCGCGAGGTGCTGGACGCCGCCGCCGGCCTGGAGGGACACATCTTCAACCTCGGCCACGGCGTCATGCCGTCGATGGATCCGGACTCCCTCACCCGCCTCGTGGAGTACGTCCACACGCAGACCGCGCGCTGA
- a CDS encoding FAD-dependent oxidoreductase, with translation MTERLVVIGGDAAGMSAASQARRLKGPEELSIVAFERGHFSSYSACGIPYWVGGDVAERDDLIARTPEEHRARGIDLRTRTEVTEIDVAGRRVRAVDRETGDAYWTGYDKLVIGTGARPVRPPLPGIDAPGVHGVQTLDDGQALLDSLDRTGPGRRRAVVVGAGYIGVEMAEAMLNRGFEVTVLNRGEQPMATLDPDMGRLVHEAMDGLGITTVNRAAVTAIRTGPDGRVSGVETEATTYPADVVVLGIGVEPETELARAAGLPLGPHGGLLTDLSMRVVGHEDIWAGGDCVEVLDLVAKRTRHIALGTHANKHGQVIGANVGGGYGTFPGVVGTAVSKVCDLEIARTGLREKDARAVGLRFVTATIESTGRAGYYPGAALMTVKMLAEYRTGRLLGVQIVGREGAAKRVDIAAVALTAGMTVEEMTALDLGYAPPFSPVWDPVLVAARKASTAVRAAGSG, from the coding sequence ATGACGGAGCGACTGGTGGTCATCGGGGGCGACGCGGCGGGCATGTCCGCCGCGTCGCAGGCCCGCAGACTGAAGGGGCCCGAGGAGCTGAGCATCGTGGCCTTCGAGCGCGGCCACTTCTCCTCGTACTCCGCCTGCGGCATCCCGTACTGGGTGGGCGGCGACGTGGCGGAGCGCGACGACCTGATCGCCCGCACCCCCGAGGAGCACCGGGCCCGGGGCATCGATCTGCGCACCCGCACCGAGGTGACGGAGATCGACGTGGCGGGCCGACGGGTGCGGGCGGTGGACCGGGAGACCGGTGACGCGTACTGGACCGGGTACGACAAGCTGGTGATCGGCACCGGGGCCCGGCCGGTGCGTCCACCGCTGCCCGGCATCGACGCCCCCGGGGTGCACGGGGTGCAGACGCTCGACGACGGCCAGGCGCTGCTGGACTCGCTGGACCGGACGGGTCCCGGCAGGCGGCGCGCGGTGGTGGTGGGCGCCGGGTACATCGGCGTCGAGATGGCCGAGGCCATGCTGAACCGGGGCTTCGAGGTGACCGTGCTGAACCGGGGCGAGCAGCCGATGGCCACACTCGACCCGGACATGGGGCGCCTGGTGCACGAGGCGATGGACGGCCTCGGCATCACGACGGTGAACCGCGCGGCGGTCACGGCGATCCGCACCGGCCCGGACGGCCGGGTGTCCGGGGTGGAGACCGAGGCCACCACGTACCCGGCGGACGTGGTGGTCCTCGGCATCGGCGTGGAGCCGGAGACGGAACTCGCCCGCGCGGCCGGTCTGCCGCTGGGGCCGCACGGCGGCCTGCTGACGGACCTGTCGATGCGGGTGGTCGGACATGAGGACATCTGGGCGGGCGGCGACTGCGTGGAGGTGCTGGACCTGGTGGCGAAGCGCACCCGGCACATCGCGCTCGGCACCCATGCCAACAAGCACGGCCAGGTCATCGGCGCCAACGTCGGCGGCGGCTACGGCACGTTCCCGGGTGTGGTCGGTACGGCGGTGAGCAAGGTCTGCGACCTGGAGATCGCCCGGACCGGGCTGCGGGAGAAGGACGCGCGGGCGGTCGGGCTGCGGTTCGTGACGGCCACCATCGAGTCGACGGGCCGGGCCGGCTACTACCCGGGCGCGGCCCTCATGACGGTGAAGATGCTCGCCGAGTACCGCACCGGCCGGCTGCTGGGCGTGCAGATCGTGGGCCGCGAGGGCGCCGCGAAGCGGGTGGACATCGCGGCGGTGGCGCTGACCGCCGGGATGACGGTGGAGGAGATGACCGCGCTCGACCTGGGGTACGCCCCGCCGTTCTCCCCCGTCTGGGACCCGGTCCTGGTGGCGGCCCGCAAGGCGAGCACGGCCGTACGCGCGGCGGGCTCGGGCTGA
- a CDS encoding DUF4349 domain-containing protein, whose product MESTQRTQRHRTTALAAGALVALLTVAGCGASDTGAMSGSASDDKAAAAQGEGDGAKAASGPVRSDGGGSAADGKADGDPAGKADGTAVDESTPAATHVIRTTTMSIEVKSVPKAVAGARSVAEGSGGLVESEATERVDDTHDSSHLVLRVPEDRYEGVLKRLTGAGKLLSRTSEAKDVTDQVVDVESRVATQRASVERVRALMEKAERISDVVALEGELSSRQANLESLLAQRASLADRTSLATITLDLYEPETLATEEDDDPGFWDAVTGGWDAFVTTVRWIAMAIGATAPFLAAVALLLVVWRLAVRRRRVPETAAPAAPVVADERGENEREENEREEAGTTPAP is encoded by the coding sequence ATGGAGTCCACGCAGAGAACCCAGCGACACCGCACCACCGCCCTGGCGGCCGGGGCGCTCGTCGCCCTGCTCACGGTGGCCGGGTGCGGCGCGAGCGACACCGGAGCGATGAGCGGGTCCGCCTCGGACGACAAGGCGGCCGCCGCACAGGGGGAGGGCGACGGCGCAAAGGCGGCGTCCGGGCCCGTCAGGTCGGACGGCGGCGGTTCCGCGGCGGACGGGAAGGCGGACGGGGACCCGGCCGGGAAGGCGGACGGGACGGCGGTGGACGAGAGCACGCCGGCCGCCACCCACGTCATCCGCACCACCACGATGTCCATCGAGGTGAAGAGCGTTCCGAAGGCCGTCGCCGGGGCCCGGTCCGTCGCCGAGGGGAGCGGCGGGCTGGTGGAGAGCGAGGCGACCGAGCGGGTGGACGACACCCACGACTCCTCGCACCTCGTGCTGCGCGTCCCGGAGGACCGGTACGAGGGCGTACTGAAGCGGCTGACCGGTGCGGGCAAGCTGCTGTCGCGCACCTCGGAGGCGAAGGACGTCACCGACCAGGTCGTGGACGTGGAGAGCCGCGTCGCGACGCAGCGGGCCAGCGTGGAGCGGGTGCGCGCGCTGATGGAGAAGGCGGAGCGGATCAGCGATGTCGTCGCCCTGGAAGGGGAATTGAGCAGCCGTCAGGCGAATCTTGAGTCCCTGCTCGCACAGCGGGCGAGCCTGGCCGACCGTACGTCGCTGGCGACGATCACCCTGGACCTCTACGAGCCGGAGACCCTCGCCACGGAGGAGGACGACGATCCCGGATTCTGGGACGCGGTGACCGGTGGATGGGACGCTTTCGTCACGACGGTGCGGTGGATCGCGATGGCGATCGGTGCGACCGCCCCGTTCCTGGCGGCCGTCGCCCTGCTCCTGGTGGTCTGGCGGCTGGCGGTGCGCCGTCGCCGCGTCCCGGAGACCGCCGCCCCCGCCGCCCCCGTTGTCGCGGACGAGCGGGGGGAGAACGAGCGGGAGGAGAACGAGCGGGAGGAGGCGGGCACGACACCCGCTCCCTGA